In Nonomuraea sp. NBC_00507, the following are encoded in one genomic region:
- a CDS encoding thioesterase family protein, whose translation MSMYVRLAEGRYLASEHTQGPWDPATQHMGPVTALIVHELARAAPRPGLELSRLVVDVFAPVPVAELEIATEVARDGKRVQCLTASVSSGGREYARASAWRIRELREAGTPATPVPGPPAPVPPHGSGTGAQARSWLGSGFGYGRALDWRFVAGGPMELGPATVWGRLTIPLVEGEEMTPLERLAVFADSGNGVSFALDFATHVFVNVDLTISLFRSPEGEWICMDAETVIGPSGRGLTRSTLYDEAGQVGTATQTLFVAPR comes from the coding sequence ATGTCGATGTACGTCCGCCTCGCAGAGGGCCGTTACCTGGCGTCCGAGCACACGCAGGGTCCCTGGGACCCGGCCACCCAGCACATGGGCCCGGTCACCGCTCTCATCGTCCACGAGCTGGCCCGTGCCGCGCCGCGCCCGGGATTGGAGCTGTCCAGGCTGGTGGTGGACGTGTTCGCGCCGGTGCCGGTGGCCGAGCTGGAGATCGCGACCGAGGTGGCGCGCGACGGCAAGCGCGTCCAGTGCCTCACGGCGAGCGTGTCGTCCGGCGGCCGCGAGTACGCCAGGGCGAGCGCCTGGCGCATCCGCGAGCTCCGCGAGGCCGGCACGCCCGCGACGCCGGTCCCCGGCCCGCCCGCCCCCGTGCCGCCGCACGGGAGCGGCACGGGGGCGCAGGCGCGCTCGTGGCTGGGCTCCGGCTTCGGGTACGGCAGGGCGCTCGACTGGCGTTTCGTCGCCGGCGGCCCCATGGAGCTCGGCCCGGCCACGGTGTGGGGCAGGCTGACGATCCCGCTGGTCGAGGGCGAGGAGATGACCCCGCTCGAGCGCCTGGCGGTGTTCGCCGACAGCGGCAACGGCGTCAGCTTCGCCCTCGACTTCGCCACCCACGTGTTCGTGAACGTGGACCTGACGATCTCCCTGTTCCGCTCCCCGGAAGGCGAGTGGATCTGCATGGACGCCGAGACCGTCATCGGCCCGTCCGGCCGTGGGCTGACCCGCTCCACCCTGTATGACGAGGCCGGCCAGGTGGGCACGGCGACTCAGACGCTGTTCGTCGCGCCGCGATGA
- a CDS encoding DoxX family protein produces MKQVLRDLAALVARVGVGGIFFANGWTKLENGLINTGARFLEQGAPAPQAWATVTMLSELIGGALLIAGLAVSITGLILFAEALAVFLVATPLNPITTNELILLGAASLLLAAVGAGRVSVDHMVVIRRRESEAAEEFAADNEADRVIASLRAPDPSAPAKAPEDEPPSEGSPTDDTAPHPRPRGQAAEPKRGDDPAPAPAPGDTLVAGRKKPAPRGRRPSAD; encoded by the coding sequence GTGAAACAGGTCCTTCGTGATCTTGCCGCTTTAGTCGCCCGCGTCGGAGTGGGCGGCATTTTCTTCGCCAACGGCTGGACCAAGCTGGAAAACGGTCTCATCAACACCGGGGCGAGATTTCTCGAGCAGGGCGCGCCCGCGCCCCAAGCCTGGGCAACGGTCACAATGCTCTCCGAACTCATCGGCGGCGCGCTGCTGATCGCCGGGCTGGCGGTGTCCATCACCGGGCTCATCCTGTTCGCCGAGGCCCTGGCGGTGTTCCTGGTTGCGACGCCGCTCAACCCGATTACCACGAACGAGCTGATCCTCCTGGGAGCCGCGTCCCTCCTGCTCGCCGCGGTGGGAGCCGGGCGGGTGTCGGTGGACCATATGGTGGTGATCCGCCGGAGGGAGTCGGAGGCGGCGGAGGAGTTCGCCGCCGACAACGAGGCGGACCGGGTCATCGCCTCGCTCCGCGCCCCGGACCCGTCCGCCCCGGCCAAGGCTCCGGAGGACGAACCGCCTTCGGAGGGGTCACCGACCGACGACACGGCCCCGCACCCCCGCCCCCGGGGCCAAGCGGCCGAACCCAAGCGGGGCGACGACCCGGCACCTGCTCCGGCGCCCGGTGACACGCTGGTGGCGGGCCGCAAGAAACCCGCCCCCCGCGGTCGCCGCCCCAGCGCCGACTGA
- a CDS encoding DMT family transporter: MRSKTLTGWLPGFLVLAAIWGNSFFFIKVAVGSLHPLQVSFGRMAIGAAVLLVALAISRRTLPRDPRLWGHFLIASVVLTTLPFTLFAYGEQYVSSVVAAIWNATTPLCTLAFTLMLRAERSTPGRVTGLGLGFAGVMVVLGVWQPMDGGQLGGSLACFGAALCYGVGGAYMGRFITGRRPEPAVALATGQLVAGTFQLAAVTVLAGVPLVDFGAPAQVWWSLAALGGLGTGLAYLLLYWVQARAGVTTTSTVTYLLPVFAAASGVVVLGETISWNQPVGAVIILAAIALTQGALRRSRERATAPAA; the protein is encoded by the coding sequence GTGCGGAGCAAGACCCTGACGGGGTGGCTGCCAGGATTCCTGGTGCTGGCGGCCATCTGGGGCAACAGTTTCTTCTTCATCAAGGTCGCGGTGGGGTCGCTCCATCCGCTGCAGGTGTCGTTCGGCCGGATGGCCATCGGGGCCGCCGTCCTGCTGGTCGCGCTCGCGATCTCCCGGCGGACGCTCCCCCGCGATCCCCGCCTCTGGGGACACTTCCTCATCGCGTCCGTGGTGCTCACCACGCTCCCCTTCACGCTGTTCGCGTACGGCGAGCAGTACGTCTCGTCGGTCGTGGCCGCGATCTGGAACGCCACGACGCCGCTGTGCACGCTGGCCTTCACGCTCATGCTGCGTGCCGAGCGATCGACGCCCGGCCGGGTGACGGGGCTCGGGCTGGGATTCGCCGGGGTCATGGTGGTGCTCGGGGTGTGGCAGCCGATGGACGGCGGGCAACTGGGCGGCAGCCTGGCCTGCTTCGGCGCGGCGCTGTGCTACGGGGTCGGGGGCGCGTACATGGGGCGGTTCATCACCGGGCGCCGTCCTGAGCCCGCTGTGGCGCTGGCGACCGGGCAGCTCGTCGCGGGGACCTTCCAGCTCGCCGCCGTCACGGTGCTGGCGGGGGTGCCGCTGGTGGACTTCGGGGCGCCTGCCCAGGTGTGGTGGAGTCTCGCGGCCCTCGGCGGGCTCGGGACGGGGCTGGCGTATCTGCTGCTGTACTGGGTGCAGGCGCGGGCGGGAGTGACGACGACGTCGACGGTGACGTACCTGCTGCCGGTGTTCGCGGCGGCGTCCGGCGTGGTGGTGCTGGGCGAGACGATCAGCTGGAACCAGCCCGTGGGCGCGGTCATCATCCTCGCCGCCATCGCTCTCACGCAGGGCGCCCTGAGGCGGTCCCGCGAACGCGCCACCGCCCCGGCCGCCTGA
- the sthA gene encoding Si-specific NAD(P)(+) transhydrogenase: MADFDVVVLGSGPGGQKAAIAAAKLGKRVAIVEKKHMIGGVCINTGTIPSKTLREAVLYLTGLNQRELYGASYRVKEEITVADLGMRTQHVIGREIQVIRSQLARNHVTVLHGTGRFLDPHTIGIIHDDDESAEKKITADKIVIATGTSPARPDSVEFDGSTVIDSDAILHMERVPETLVVVGAGVIGIEYASMFAALGTKVTVVERRERMLEFCDLEIVEALKYHLRDLAVTFRFGENVAAVERRPGGALTLLESGKKIPADCVMYSAGRQGKTSELCLEAAGLAADARGRIAVDDNYATPVPHIYAVGDVIGFPALAATSMEQGRLAAQHACGEPVEELADLPPIGIYTIPEISFVGKSEDELTRDKIPFEVGISRYRELARGQIIGDSYGMLKLLVSSEDRRLLGVHVFGTGATELVHIGQTVMGCGGNVDYLVNAVFNYPTLAESYKVAALDAMNKMRVVARLTAGM; the protein is encoded by the coding sequence GTGGCGGACTTTGATGTTGTGGTCCTGGGTTCCGGACCTGGTGGGCAGAAGGCCGCGATCGCGGCGGCGAAACTCGGCAAGCGCGTCGCGATAGTCGAGAAAAAGCACATGATCGGCGGCGTGTGCATCAACACGGGCACGATCCCCTCCAAAACCCTGCGTGAGGCGGTCCTCTACCTGACGGGGCTCAACCAGCGCGAGCTGTACGGCGCCAGCTACCGCGTCAAGGAGGAGATCACGGTCGCGGACCTGGGGATGCGCACACAGCACGTCATCGGCAGGGAAATCCAGGTCATCCGCAGCCAGCTGGCCCGCAACCACGTGACCGTCCTGCACGGCACCGGCCGGTTCCTGGACCCGCACACGATCGGCATCATCCATGACGATGACGAGAGCGCGGAGAAGAAGATCACCGCGGACAAGATCGTCATCGCCACCGGCACCTCGCCGGCCCGCCCGGACAGCGTCGAGTTCGACGGCAGCACGGTCATCGACTCCGACGCGATCCTCCACATGGAGCGGGTGCCCGAGACGCTCGTCGTCGTGGGCGCCGGGGTCATCGGCATCGAGTACGCCTCCATGTTCGCCGCGCTCGGCACCAAGGTGACGGTCGTGGAGCGGCGCGAGCGCATGCTGGAGTTCTGCGACCTGGAGATCGTCGAGGCGCTGAAGTACCACCTGCGGGACCTGGCCGTGACCTTCAGGTTCGGCGAGAACGTGGCCGCCGTCGAGCGCCGCCCGGGCGGCGCGCTGACCCTCCTGGAGAGCGGCAAGAAGATCCCGGCCGACTGCGTCATGTACTCGGCGGGGCGGCAGGGCAAGACCTCCGAGCTGTGCCTGGAGGCGGCGGGCCTGGCCGCCGACGCGCGGGGCAGGATCGCGGTGGACGACAACTACGCCACGCCCGTCCCCCACATTTACGCGGTCGGCGACGTGATCGGCTTTCCGGCGCTCGCGGCCACCTCCATGGAGCAGGGCCGGCTGGCCGCCCAGCACGCGTGCGGCGAGCCGGTCGAGGAGCTGGCCGACCTGCCGCCGATCGGGATCTACACGATCCCGGAGATCAGCTTCGTCGGGAAGTCGGAGGACGAGCTGACCCGGGACAAGATCCCGTTCGAGGTGGGCATCTCGCGCTACCGGGAGCTGGCCAGGGGGCAGATCATCGGCGACTCCTACGGGATGCTCAAGCTGCTGGTGTCCTCCGAGGACCGGCGGCTGCTCGGCGTGCACGTGTTCGGCACGGGGGCGACGGAGCTGGTGCACATCGGGCAGACCGTGATGGGGTGCGGCGGGAACGTGGACTACCTGGTCAACGCGGTGTTCAACTATCCGACGCTGGCGGAGTCGTACAAGGTGGCGGCGCTGGACGCGATGAACAAGATGCGGGTGGTGGCCCGGCTCACGGCAGGCATGTAA
- a CDS encoding LamB/YcsF family protein, whose product MVIDLNADLGEGFGIWRLGDDLALLDIVTSANVACGFHAGDPVTIRRTCAAAVDRGVTIGAQVSYRDLAHFGRREMDVEPEELCAEVLYQLAAVDGIARAMGGRVSYVKPHGALYNRVVRDEVQAAALIDAVADYDPSLPVLTLPGSVVHKVAAAEGVPTVNEAFADRAYTSAGTLVPRREPGAVLHDAAAVAQRALQMAVEGSVTAVDGSSVPISARSICVHGDTPDAVRLAQGVRDALLGAGVVLQAFA is encoded by the coding sequence ATGGTGATCGACCTCAATGCGGACCTGGGCGAGGGCTTCGGCATCTGGCGCCTCGGCGACGACCTCGCGCTGCTCGACATCGTCACGAGCGCCAATGTGGCCTGCGGCTTCCACGCCGGCGATCCCGTCACGATCAGGCGCACCTGCGCCGCGGCCGTGGACCGGGGCGTGACGATCGGGGCCCAGGTGTCCTACCGCGACCTGGCGCACTTCGGCCGCAGGGAGATGGACGTCGAGCCCGAGGAGCTGTGCGCGGAGGTCCTCTACCAGCTCGCGGCCGTGGACGGCATCGCCAGAGCGATGGGCGGCCGGGTGTCGTACGTCAAGCCGCACGGCGCGCTCTACAACCGGGTCGTCCGCGACGAGGTCCAGGCGGCGGCGCTGATCGACGCGGTCGCCGACTACGACCCCTCCCTGCCGGTGCTCACGCTGCCGGGCTCGGTCGTGCACAAGGTGGCGGCGGCCGAGGGCGTGCCGACGGTGAACGAGGCGTTCGCCGACCGCGCCTACACCTCTGCCGGGACGCTCGTGCCGCGCAGGGAGCCGGGCGCCGTGCTCCACGACGCCGCGGCGGTGGCCCAGCGTGCCCTCCAGATGGCCGTGGAGGGCTCTGTGACGGCCGTGGACGGGAGTTCCGTACCGATTTCCGCCCGCTCCATCTGCGTCCACGGAGACACGCCTGACGCCGTCCGGCTGGCGCAGGGGGTGCGGGACGCGTTGCTGGGGGCAGGAGTGGTCCTGCAGGCCTTCGCGTGA
- a CDS encoding 5-oxoprolinase subunit B family protein translates to MAGEHGLLVETGSLELSHRLDAALRDDRPEGVVEIVPGPDTVLVVAPGVDQARLCARLEALVALERGKEQAGAAEGPVVTIPVVYDGADLDSVAALAGIPVTEVIERHAGRELVVGWLGFAPGFAYLTGLDPVLRTPRLDTPRTSVPAGSVAIAGPYSAVYPSASPGGWRLLGRTSVRVWDVEADPPSLFRPGMRVRFERA, encoded by the coding sequence ATGGCCGGGGAGCACGGGCTGCTCGTGGAGACGGGTTCTCTGGAGCTGTCGCACCGGCTGGACGCGGCGCTGCGGGACGACAGGCCCGAGGGCGTCGTGGAGATCGTGCCGGGCCCGGACACCGTCCTCGTGGTGGCTCCGGGCGTGGACCAGGCGCGGCTGTGTGCGCGACTGGAGGCGCTCGTGGCGCTGGAGCGCGGCAAGGAGCAGGCCGGAGCGGCCGAGGGACCGGTCGTGACGATTCCCGTGGTCTATGACGGCGCGGATCTCGATTCCGTAGCGGCACTGGCCGGCATCCCCGTGACCGAGGTGATCGAGCGGCACGCCGGGCGGGAGCTGGTGGTGGGGTGGCTGGGCTTCGCGCCGGGGTTCGCCTACCTCACCGGGCTGGATCCGGTGCTGCGGACGCCCAGGCTGGACACGCCGCGCACGTCGGTGCCCGCCGGGTCGGTGGCGATCGCGGGGCCGTATTCGGCGGTCTATCCGAGTGCCTCACCCGGCGGGTGGCGGCTGCTGGGGCGCACATCCGTGCGGGTGTGGGACGTGGAGGCGGACCCGCCGTCGCTGTTCCGTCCGGGCATGCGCGTGCGGTTCGAGCGGGCATGA
- a CDS encoding tetratricopeptide repeat protein, which translates to MGRVGTDGSTRNDDIPDRSSREWCDEALTRLDAGRPESALDAARRAADLDPGAEWAYRLISLAHERLGRDADAVPPAERAVELARGSWAARLRLAAILRRTPGRWREAVEHAELARKFAPEEPDPEVMLGDLALLRGDHADAGRSYLAALAADPGHRQARVNLALSLLRWDRPRPHHDPAWPVDPRDTGRARRALEVWSRQSRLLVAVATVAVAVSALLFDLGAQAQLAGFAVLVLLVPLTVGQARRVRLWSYVPAMFGRDPWLGAGVVSAAVSVLAFAAWLLLGAMPAVPSSFDPVWAGLAGIVVLGWPALAAVRALAEAWRGRPLAALEQLLLAGADRTARRNTGVTLWILLCRTWSILVPVVCGALAVEPRAAVAALAVPYPMVRGYLRARYRDDAWLAAATGFVVLAAAACAAGGALASAWAWRIGLGALGAAMAVFAARALRAWWRGGPGPWRASLIMSDPPMGAAPSIVLTPEVRQTFSYARSIVLSYGDQLGPRVVGAAASVTPTGELRLIAETEAWEAIEADPRVAVFAADPLQRRFWVEVRGIALPDSDILRVTPKEVLVGEFPGRHQRR; encoded by the coding sequence ATGGGTCGCGTGGGGACCGATGGAAGTACCAGAAATGACGACATTCCAGATAGGTCCTCACGCGAATGGTGTGACGAGGCCCTGACCAGGCTTGACGCCGGCCGGCCCGAGTCCGCGCTGGACGCCGCGCGCCGGGCCGCGGACCTGGATCCGGGCGCGGAGTGGGCGTACCGGCTGATCAGCCTCGCCCACGAGCGGCTGGGCCGCGACGCCGACGCGGTGCCCCCTGCGGAGCGGGCAGTGGAGCTGGCCCGCGGCTCCTGGGCGGCCCGCCTGCGCCTGGCCGCGATCCTGCGCAGGACACCGGGCCGCTGGCGGGAGGCGGTCGAGCACGCGGAGCTGGCCAGGAAGTTCGCGCCGGAGGAGCCCGACCCCGAGGTCATGCTGGGCGACCTGGCGCTGCTGCGCGGCGATCATGCCGACGCCGGGCGCTCCTACCTGGCGGCCCTCGCCGCCGACCCCGGGCACCGGCAGGCCCGGGTCAATCTGGCGCTGTCGCTGCTGCGCTGGGACCGGCCCCGCCCGCACCACGATCCGGCCTGGCCGGTGGATCCGCGCGACACCGGCAGGGCCCGGCGGGCGCTGGAGGTGTGGTCGCGGCAGTCGCGCCTGCTGGTCGCCGTCGCCACTGTGGCCGTCGCGGTCTCGGCGCTGCTGTTCGACCTGGGCGCGCAGGCGCAGCTGGCCGGGTTCGCGGTGCTCGTCCTGCTGGTGCCGCTCACGGTCGGGCAGGCGCGGCGGGTAAGGCTGTGGTCGTACGTGCCCGCGATGTTCGGCAGGGACCCGTGGCTGGGTGCGGGCGTCGTGTCGGCCGCGGTGTCGGTGCTCGCGTTCGCCGCATGGTTGCTGCTGGGGGCGATGCCCGCGGTGCCGTCCTCGTTCGATCCGGTGTGGGCGGGGCTGGCGGGCATCGTGGTGCTGGGCTGGCCGGCGCTGGCCGCCGTGCGCGCGCTGGCCGAGGCGTGGCGTGGCAGGCCGCTGGCGGCGCTGGAGCAGTTGCTCCTGGCCGGCGCCGACCGCACCGCCAGGAGGAACACCGGCGTCACGCTCTGGATCCTGCTCTGCAGGACCTGGTCCATCCTCGTGCCGGTGGTGTGCGGGGCGCTCGCGGTGGAGCCCCGGGCCGCCGTGGCGGCGCTGGCGGTGCCGTACCCGATGGTGCGCGGCTACCTGCGTGCCCGCTACCGCGACGACGCCTGGCTGGCCGCCGCGACGGGCTTCGTCGTGCTGGCGGCCGCGGCCTGCGCGGCGGGTGGGGCGCTGGCCTCGGCGTGGGCGTGGCGGATCGGTCTGGGCGCGCTCGGCGCGGCGATGGCCGTGTTCGCGGCGCGGGCGCTGCGGGCGTGGTGGCGGGGCGGTCCGGGGCCGTGGCGGGCCTCCCTGATCATGTCCGACCCGCCGATGGGCGCCGCTCCGTCCATCGTGCTGACCCCTGAGGTGCGCCAGACCTTCTCCTACGCCCGCAGCATCGTCCTGTCGTACGGCGACCAGCTGGGTCCCCGGGTCGTGGGCGCGGCCGCGTCCGTCACGCCCACCGGCGAGCTGCGGCTGATCGCGGAGACCGAGGCGTGGGAGGCGATCGAGGCCGACCCGCGGGTGGCGGTGTTCGCGGCCGACCCGCTGCAGCGGCGGTTCTGGGTGGAGGTACGGGGCATCGCCCTGCCGGACTCCGACATCCTGCGCGTCACCCCCAAAGAGGTGCTGGTCGGCGAATTCCCTGGGCGGCACCAGCGGCGCTGA
- a CDS encoding haloalkane dehalogenase: MRTLRTPEERFADLPDFPYEPRYADVADGLRMAYVEAGPGDGEPVVLLHGEPSWSFLYRHVMPELAAAGLRAIAVDLIGFGRSDKPAEIADHTYARHVEWTRTLLLDALELSGVTMVGQDWGGLIGLRIAAENPGSVARIVAANTGLPTGDIPMPEVWHRFKDAVLKAPVLDIARLVQAGCTSELPAEVRAAYDAPFPDESYKAGPRAMPGLVPISPDDPAAPANRAAWEVLTTLDRPFLVAFSDGDPITGGMAPVLLKSISGTSGLAHPVIKGAGHFLQEDAGAELGRQIAVFVTAT, translated from the coding sequence ATGAGAACCCTGCGTACGCCCGAGGAACGCTTCGCGGATCTCCCTGATTTCCCTTACGAGCCCCGGTACGCCGACGTGGCCGATGGCCTGCGCATGGCGTACGTGGAGGCGGGCCCGGGTGACGGCGAGCCCGTCGTGCTGCTGCACGGCGAGCCGTCGTGGTCGTTCCTCTACCGGCACGTCATGCCCGAGCTGGCCGCGGCCGGACTGCGCGCGATCGCGGTCGATCTCATCGGGTTCGGCCGCTCCGACAAGCCGGCCGAGATCGCCGACCACACCTACGCCAGGCACGTCGAGTGGACCCGCACCCTGCTGCTCGATGCGCTCGAGCTGAGCGGGGTCACCATGGTGGGCCAGGACTGGGGCGGGCTGATCGGGTTGCGGATCGCGGCGGAGAACCCCGGGAGCGTCGCCAGGATCGTGGCGGCCAACACGGGGTTGCCCACCGGTGACATTCCCATGCCCGAGGTGTGGCATCGGTTCAAGGACGCGGTGCTGAAGGCTCCGGTCCTCGATATCGCCAGGTTGGTCCAGGCGGGCTGCACGAGCGAGCTGCCTGCGGAGGTGCGGGCGGCCTACGACGCTCCGTTCCCCGACGAGTCGTACAAGGCGGGTCCGCGCGCCATGCCGGGGCTCGTCCCGATCTCCCCCGACGATCCCGCCGCCCCCGCCAACCGCGCTGCCTGGGAGGTCCTCACGACACTCGATCGGCCGTTCCTGGTGGCCTTCTCCGACGGCGATCCGATCACCGGGGGCATGGCGCCTGTTCTGCTCAAATCGATCTCAGGCACGTCCGGCCTGGCACATCCCGTGATCAAAGGTGCGGGACACTTCCTTCAGGAGGACGCGGGCGCGGAACTCGGGCGTCAGATCGCCGTGTTCGTGACCGCCACCTAG
- a CDS encoding MFS transporter, with product MTVTQAAPPVRTADRGRGDHRWSILVLLCLSLLLITVDATVLHIAVPALTAALEPSAVQLLWIIDTYSLVVAPLLIMFGTLGDRYGRKRLVLCGFVLFGVASAAAAFAPTPLTLILARALLGVGGAMIMPATLSLIRQVFTDRRERAIALGVWSAVAAAGAAVGPLIGGVLVGVWWGAVFLINVPILLVLLPAAVRLLPESPVHKGRPWDAVSAVLSVLGILALAFGLKEAGSGSLMPLWASALVFLAGLALLVVFVRRQTRLRVPLLEVGLFRRREFTTGVAGVLLGVFALVGLQLMLAQYLQLVLGDSPLRAAVRMLPLVLSAIVGGLAAAHILPKVGMRATMSGGLGLVALAMTPTLGWGVEGHPVMLAICFVGIGFGVQVALLAASDTIMASATESQAGGAAAIEETAYELGAGMGVAVLGTITAIVYAPGLPAVPGVSEGGMDKARQSLAAAAHVADEVGGSAGGALLDAARWAFVNALHTTVVVSVVLLSLTAVAVAMLLSRDDAKGA from the coding sequence ATGACCGTCACACAGGCCGCACCCCCCGTACGGACTGCCGATCGCGGGCGCGGTGACCACCGCTGGTCCATTCTTGTCCTGCTCTGCCTGAGCCTGCTGCTGATCACGGTCGACGCCACGGTCCTGCACATCGCGGTGCCCGCGCTCACGGCCGCGCTGGAGCCGTCGGCGGTGCAGCTGCTGTGGATCATCGACACCTACTCGCTGGTGGTCGCGCCCCTGCTGATCATGTTCGGCACGCTCGGTGACAGATATGGGCGCAAACGGCTGGTCCTGTGTGGCTTCGTGCTGTTCGGCGTGGCCTCGGCGGCGGCCGCGTTCGCCCCCACACCGCTGACGCTCATCCTGGCCAGGGCGCTGCTCGGTGTCGGCGGCGCCATGATCATGCCGGCCACGCTCTCGCTCATCCGCCAGGTGTTCACCGACCGGCGCGAGCGGGCCATCGCCCTGGGCGTCTGGAGCGCGGTCGCGGCCGCCGGGGCGGCCGTGGGGCCGCTCATCGGCGGCGTGCTGGTCGGCGTCTGGTGGGGCGCGGTGTTCCTCATCAACGTGCCGATCCTGCTGGTGCTGCTGCCCGCCGCCGTACGCCTGCTGCCCGAGTCGCCCGTGCACAAGGGACGGCCCTGGGACGCCGTCAGTGCGGTGCTGTCGGTGCTCGGGATCCTGGCGCTGGCGTTCGGGCTGAAAGAGGCGGGTTCGGGCAGTCTGATGCCGCTGTGGGCGTCGGCGCTGGTGTTCCTGGCCGGGCTGGCCCTGCTGGTCGTGTTCGTCCGGCGGCAGACCCGGCTACGGGTGCCGCTGCTGGAAGTCGGGCTGTTCCGGCGGCGGGAGTTCACGACCGGTGTTGCCGGCGTGCTGCTCGGCGTGTTCGCACTGGTGGGGCTGCAGCTCATGCTCGCCCAATACCTGCAGCTCGTGCTCGGCGACAGCCCGCTGCGTGCCGCCGTGAGGATGTTGCCGCTGGTGTTGTCGGCCATCGTCGGCGGGCTCGCCGCGGCCCATATCCTGCCCAAGGTCGGCATGCGGGCCACGATGAGCGGCGGCCTCGGGCTCGTCGCGCTGGCCATGACACCCACGCTGGGCTGGGGCGTCGAGGGTCACCCCGTCATGCTGGCGATCTGCTTCGTCGGCATCGGGTTCGGCGTGCAGGTGGCGCTGCTGGCCGCCTCCGACACGATCATGGCCTCGGCCACGGAGTCCCAGGCGGGCGGAGCCGCGGCCATCGAGGAGACCGCATACGAGCTCGGCGCGGGCATGGGCGTGGCCGTGCTCGGCACGATCACCGCGATCGTCTATGCCCCCGGACTGCCCGCCGTGCCCGGAGTGTCTGAGGGCGGCATGGACAAGGCCAGACAGTCACTCGCCGCCGCCGCGCACGTCGCGGACGAGGTCGGCGGCAGCGCGGGCGGCGCGCTGCTCGACGCCGCCCGCTGGGCCTTCGTCAACGCCCTGCACACGACCGTGGTCGTGAGCGTCGTCCTGCTGAGCTTGACCGCCGTCGCGGTGGCCATGCTGCTCAGCCGTGATGACGCGAAGGGAGCGTAG
- a CDS encoding biotin-dependent carboxyltransferase family protein: protein MIEILAPGPYATVQDLGRPGYAHLGVPHSGAADAASLRLANRLVGNAEGMAGIELTLGMARLRFRAGAWVALAGAPVPAGPVRGAGMGVPFWVPEGAELRLGMPERGLRTYLAVRGGIAVEPVLGSRSTDSLSGLGPEPLRAGALLPVGRPEGVIAVDMAPLPEQRPAVLRVLPGPRDDWFTPEALEDMCARPYTVSQDSNRVGVRLHGPELARAKEGELPSEGMVAGAIQVPPSGQPIVFLADHPPTGGYPVIGVVRAADLALAAQLRPGDEVWFTTRPGR, encoded by the coding sequence ATGATCGAGATCCTGGCGCCTGGCCCGTACGCGACCGTTCAGGATCTGGGGCGGCCCGGGTACGCCCACCTGGGGGTGCCGCACTCGGGGGCGGCGGACGCGGCGAGCCTGCGGCTGGCGAACCGGCTCGTGGGCAACGCCGAAGGGATGGCGGGGATCGAGCTGACGCTGGGCATGGCGCGGCTGCGGTTCCGCGCGGGGGCGTGGGTGGCGCTGGCGGGGGCGCCCGTGCCGGCCGGTCCCGTCCGGGGCGCGGGCATGGGCGTGCCGTTCTGGGTTCCTGAGGGGGCGGAGCTGCGGCTGGGGATGCCCGAGCGGGGCCTGCGGACGTATCTGGCGGTGCGCGGCGGGATCGCCGTCGAGCCGGTGCTCGGCAGCCGCTCCACCGACTCGCTCTCGGGGCTGGGTCCCGAGCCGCTGCGGGCGGGCGCGCTGCTGCCGGTGGGCCGGCCGGAGGGCGTGATCGCGGTGGACATGGCGCCGCTGCCGGAGCAGCGACCGGCCGTGCTGCGGGTGCTGCCGGGGCCGCGCGACGACTGGTTCACGCCCGAGGCGCTGGAGGACATGTGCGCGCGGCCCTACACCGTGAGCCAGGACAGCAACCGCGTCGGCGTGCGCCTGCACGGGCCGGAGCTGGCCCGGGCGAAGGAGGGCGAGCTGCCGAGCGAAGGCATGGTCGCCGGGGCGATCCAGGTGCCACCGAGCGGGCAGCCCATCGTGTTCCTGGCCGACCACCCGCCGACCGGCGGCTATCCGGTGATCGGCGTCGTACGCGCCGCGGATCTGGCGCTCGCCGCCCAGCTCAGGCCGGGCGACGAGGTGTGGTTCACCACGCGGCCCGGCCGGTGA